A genomic region of Cannabis sativa cultivar Pink pepper isolate KNU-18-1 chromosome 1, ASM2916894v1, whole genome shotgun sequence contains the following coding sequences:
- the LOC115723362 gene encoding protein NRT1/ PTR FAMILY 5.1, whose product MEAKGYTQDGTVDLRGRPVLASKTGKWRACAFLVGYEAFERMAFYGVASNLVNYLTTQLHEDTVSSVRNVNNWSGAVWMTPILGAYIADSYIGRFWTFTVSSLFYVMGMMLLTLAVSLKTLKPTCTNGICNKASGSQIAFFYVALYTVAIGAGGTKPNISTFGADQFDDYDPEEKRLKVSFFNWWMFSSFLGALIATLGLVYIQENLGWGLGYGIPTVGILLSLCIFYLGTPIYRHKVRKSKSPAKDLIHVPVTAFKNRKLQLPDHPSELHEYEMQHYTNSGKRKIHHTLMFRFLDKAAIKEGTAENSRPPCTVTRVEGVKLVLGMILIWLVTLVPNTIWAQINTLFVKQGTTLDRRINSRFSIPAASLGSFVTLSMLISVPMYDRYFVPFMRKKTGNPRGITLLQRLGIGFVIQVAAIGIAYAVEVRRMHVIRLHHIAGPKEVVPMSIFWLLPQYVLLGIADVFNAIGLLEFFYDQSPEDMQSLGTTFFTSGIGVGNFLNSMLVTMVDKITGSKGSTGWIGNNLNNCHLDLYYGFLLVISILNIGAFLWASSKYIYKKELTEDQNCIQIDQLKLKAKPFDTPPLGLQV is encoded by the exons ATGGAAGCCAAAGGGTATACTCAAGATGGTACTGTTGATCTTCGTGGACGCCCTGTTCTTGCTTCTAAAACTGGGAAATGGAGAGCTTGTGCTTTCCTTGTCG GCTATGAAGCATTTGAGAGGATGGCCTTTTATGGCGTGGCTTCAAATTTGGTGAATTACTTAACAACACAGCTTCATGAAGACACAGTATCTTCGGTGAGGAATGTGAATAACTGGTCAGGTGCTGTGTGGATGACACCAATTCTTGGAGCTTACATAGCAGATTCCTACATTGGTCGTTTTTGGACATTCACTGTTTCATCACTCTTTTATGTCatg GGAATGATGCTATTGACTTTAGCAGTTTCACTAAAAACCTTAAAACCAACTTGTACAAATGGGATCTGTAACAAGGCCTCTGGTTCACAAATAGCATTTTTCTATGTGGCTCTCTACACTGTAGCAATTGGAGCAGGTGGAACTAAACCCAACATATCGACCTTTGGAGCAGACCAGTTTGATGACTATGACCCTGAAGAGAAGAGGCTCAAGGTTTCATTTTTCAACTGGTGGATGTTCAGCTCTTTCTTGGGTGCTCTAATTGCCACTCTGGGACTTGTTTACATTCAAGAGAACTTGGGATGGGGTTTAGGATATGGGATTCCAACAGTTGGTATCCTATTGTCTTTATGTATTTTCTACTTGGGGACCCCAATTTACAGGCACAAAGTTAGGAAATCTAAAAGCCCGGCTAAAGACTTAATTCATGTCCCAGTTACTGCCTTTAAAAATAGAAAGCTTCAGCTCCCTGACCACCCCTCTGAACTTCATGAGTATGAGATGCAGCATTACACCAATAGcggaaaaagaaaaattcatcACACCCTAATGTTCAG GTTCTTGGACAAGGCTGCAATAAAGGAGGGCACTGCAGAAAACTCAAGGCCACCATGTACAGTAACTCGAGTAGAAGGAGTCAAACTCGTTCTTGGGATGATCCTAATATGGCTTGTGACCTTAGTTCCAAACACCATTTGGGCCCAAATCAACACTCTCTTTGTCAAACAAGGCACCACTTTAGACAGACGCATAAACTCAAGGTTCAGCATCCCAGCAGCCTCACTTGGGAGCTTTGTCACACTCTCCATGCTCATCTCGGTGCCAATGTACGACCGCTACTTTGTGCCATTCATGCGCAAGAAAACAGGCAATCCGAGAGGAATCACACTCCTCCAACGCCTTGGAATCGGATTTGTGATCCAAGTGGCCGCCATTGGCATAGCTTATGCAGTTGAAGTCCGGAGAATGCATGTCATAAGACTACATCACATTGCGGGGCCTAAAGAAGTTGTCCCCATGAGCATATTTTGGCTTCTCCCTCAGTATGTTCTTCTAGGAATAGCTGATGTGTTCAATGCCATTGGATTGTTAGAGTTTTTCTATGATCAGTCCCCTGAAGATATGCAAAGCCTTGGTACAACATTTTTCACTAGTGGGATTGGAGTTGGGAATTTCTTGAACAGTATGCTGGTGACAATGGTTGATAAGATCACAGGCAGCAAAGGGTCAACCGGTTGGAttggaaataacttgaataACTGTCACTTGGATTTATACTATGGTTTCCTCTTGGTAATATCAATACTCAACATTGGGGCTTTTCTTTGGGCTTCAAGTAAGTATATTTACAAGAAAGAGTTGACTGAAGATCAGAATTGTATTCAGATTGATCAGCTCAAGCTCAAAGCTAAGCCCTTTGACACACCTCCTTTGGGTTTACAAGTATGA